Proteins from a genomic interval of Kitasatospora kifunensis:
- a CDS encoding TetR/AcrR family transcriptional regulator: MAKEKARDLRAGIALLWGEQDQPTRGPKPSLTPHRIAEAAVAIADAEGLDAVSMGKVAAEFGVSAMALYRYVPGKAELVELMVESVLAPAPDLSAAGAGWRPQITEWAVQSVRIHRAHPWLLAATAMRRQLMGPNQLAWLDAALAALEPTGLTAAQQHQVFVLVAGLVRSLVQQQLDFDEEHSQEWNRLTGELLDRHADRFPALTRAIAAGAFAPDPVDPLEFGLARILDGVQALIDQG, encoded by the coding sequence ATGGCCAAGGAGAAGGCCCGTGACCTACGCGCGGGAATCGCACTGCTGTGGGGTGAGCAGGACCAGCCGACCCGCGGCCCCAAGCCGAGCCTCACGCCCCACCGCATCGCCGAGGCCGCCGTGGCCATCGCCGATGCCGAGGGCCTGGACGCCGTCTCCATGGGCAAGGTCGCCGCCGAGTTCGGCGTCTCGGCGATGGCGCTGTACCGCTACGTGCCCGGCAAGGCCGAACTGGTCGAGCTGATGGTCGAGTCCGTCCTCGCCCCGGCTCCCGACCTGTCGGCGGCGGGAGCCGGCTGGCGGCCGCAGATCACCGAGTGGGCCGTCCAGTCCGTCAGGATCCACCGGGCCCACCCCTGGCTGCTGGCCGCCACCGCGATGCGCCGCCAGCTGATGGGACCCAACCAGCTCGCCTGGCTGGACGCGGCCCTCGCAGCCCTGGAGCCGACCGGCCTGACGGCGGCTCAGCAGCACCAGGTCTTCGTCCTCGTCGCCGGTCTCGTGCGCTCCCTCGTCCAGCAGCAGCTCGACTTCGACGAGGAGCACAGCCAGGAGTGGAACCGCCTCACCGGCGAACTCCTCGACCGCCACGCCGACCGCTTCCCCGCCCTGACCCGCGCGATCGCCGCCGGCGCCTTCGCCCCCGACCCCGTCGACCCGCTGGAGTTCGGCCTCGCCCGCATCCTCGACGGCGTTCAGGCCCTCATCGACCAGGGGTAG
- a CDS encoding ABC transporter permease has product MSQLAKVVRAGVGRRRVQSLVMMLTTMMAVTAALLGGGLLVSAHASFDEGFARQRGAQLTARFDPTRVSTAQLAGTAHVPGVTASAGPYPIASLGSEVDANNSGLPVGLANPPLDFVGRTDPGGPVDDLTITAGHWSTGPGQVVLSDFNSPLGVGDKLRFPALPGRPVLTVVGLARSAGQSADAWVSPQQLAALTPPGTATGYQVLYRFARAADDAQLNADRSALAAAVPPGSMTGAASYLKIKVAADKSTATFVPFVVAFAVIGLVMSVLIIGIVVSGSVGAATRRIGILKAVGFTPAQVVRAYVGQALIPAGLGTVLGVLLGNLAAIPVLAKAGEAFHSGSGQLVAPWLDLAIALGALGTVAGTALVPALRAGRLRTVEALAVGRTPSAGRGRTVRQLLGRLPLPRPVSLGLGNPFAKPGRSATMVAAVVLGTVGVTFGVGLAVSLNTITDGMLREHAGAVEVMPLPPFGPAATDHQPQVAELPAIAAKIAADPGTKRYFRTDRATLSVVGLAGPTTVVRYDGDPAWGAYQMVAGTWFQHPGEAVVPSAFLQATGTKIGDTITLTNGGGRTAPVRIVGEAFDMEESGMVIRTESASLAALDTPVDPQSVDYELDLKPGNSVQDTMDRLDPVLKPYGFGPDDDHPLFNPTIVAMDALAAMLTLMLVAVAGLGILNTVLLDTRERVHDLGVFKALGMSPKQTLAMVLTSVSGIGLLAGLIGTPLGVALHHTVLPAMGRAAGTRLPAADLAAYHPATLLPLVLGGLVIATLGALLPAGWAARTSTASALRTE; this is encoded by the coding sequence ATGAGCCAGCTGGCCAAGGTGGTTCGGGCCGGAGTCGGCCGTCGCCGGGTGCAGAGCCTGGTCATGATGCTCACCACCATGATGGCGGTCACCGCCGCACTGCTGGGTGGCGGCCTGCTGGTCTCCGCCCACGCCTCCTTCGACGAGGGCTTCGCCAGACAGCGCGGCGCCCAGCTGACCGCCCGCTTCGACCCGACCCGGGTCAGCACGGCGCAACTGGCCGGTACCGCCCACGTCCCGGGCGTCACGGCATCGGCCGGCCCGTACCCGATCGCCTCACTCGGCTCCGAGGTCGACGCGAACAACTCCGGGCTGCCGGTGGGCCTGGCGAATCCGCCGCTGGACTTCGTCGGCCGTACCGACCCCGGTGGACCGGTGGACGACCTCACCATCACCGCTGGGCACTGGTCCACCGGGCCGGGGCAGGTCGTGCTGAGCGACTTCAACTCCCCGCTGGGCGTGGGCGACAAGCTCCGCTTCCCGGCGCTGCCGGGCCGGCCGGTGCTCACCGTGGTCGGCCTGGCGCGGTCCGCGGGGCAGAGCGCCGATGCCTGGGTCTCCCCCCAGCAGCTGGCCGCGCTGACCCCACCGGGCACCGCGACCGGCTACCAGGTGCTCTACCGCTTCGCTCGGGCCGCCGACGACGCCCAACTGAACGCGGACCGCAGCGCGCTGGCCGCCGCTGTCCCGCCCGGGTCGATGACCGGCGCTGCCTCCTACCTGAAGATCAAGGTGGCCGCAGACAAGAGCACCGCCACCTTCGTGCCGTTCGTGGTCGCCTTCGCGGTCATCGGCCTGGTCATGTCGGTGCTGATCATCGGCATCGTGGTCAGCGGTTCGGTCGGCGCCGCGACCAGGCGGATCGGCATCCTCAAGGCGGTCGGGTTCACCCCCGCGCAGGTGGTGCGGGCCTACGTCGGTCAGGCGCTGATCCCGGCCGGTCTCGGCACTGTGCTCGGCGTGCTGCTCGGCAACCTGGCCGCGATCCCGGTGCTGGCCAAGGCGGGAGAGGCCTTTCACAGTGGCTCCGGCCAACTGGTCGCGCCCTGGCTCGACTTGGCTATCGCGCTCGGCGCACTCGGCACGGTGGCCGGCACCGCGCTGGTGCCGGCGCTGCGGGCCGGACGGCTGCGCACCGTAGAGGCGCTCGCGGTCGGCCGGACCCCGAGTGCCGGGCGCGGGCGGACGGTGCGTCAGCTGCTCGGCAGGCTCCCGCTGCCCCGCCCGGTCAGCCTGGGGCTGGGCAACCCGTTCGCCAAGCCCGGGCGGTCGGCCACGATGGTCGCCGCCGTGGTACTCGGCACCGTCGGGGTGACCTTCGGTGTGGGCCTGGCCGTCTCGTTGAACACGATCACCGACGGCATGCTCCGCGAACACGCCGGCGCGGTGGAGGTCATGCCGCTGCCGCCGTTCGGCCCCGCTGCCACCGACCACCAACCGCAGGTCGCCGAACTGCCCGCGATCGCGGCGAAGATCGCCGCGGACCCGGGCACCAAGCGGTACTTCCGCACCGACCGGGCCACCCTCAGCGTGGTCGGGCTGGCCGGCCCGACCACCGTGGTCCGCTACGACGGCGACCCGGCCTGGGGCGCCTACCAGATGGTCGCCGGCACCTGGTTCCAGCACCCGGGCGAGGCCGTGGTCCCCTCGGCCTTCCTCCAGGCCACCGGCACCAAGATCGGTGACACCATCACCTTGACCAACGGCGGCGGCCGAACCGCCCCGGTCCGCATCGTCGGCGAGGCCTTCGACATGGAGGAGTCCGGCATGGTGATCCGCACCGAGAGCGCCTCGCTGGCCGCACTGGACACCCCGGTCGACCCGCAGAGCGTGGACTACGAGCTCGACCTGAAGCCCGGCAACAGTGTGCAGGACACCATGGACCGGCTGGATCCCGTGCTCAAGCCCTACGGCTTCGGCCCCGACGACGATCACCCGCTCTTCAACCCGACCATCGTGGCGATGGACGCGCTGGCCGCGATGCTCACCCTCATGTTGGTCGCCGTGGCCGGCCTCGGCATCCTCAACACGGTCCTGCTGGACACCCGCGAACGCGTCCACGACCTGGGTGTCTTCAAGGCCCTCGGGATGTCCCCGAAACAGACCCTCGCCATGGTCCTCACCTCGGTCAGCGGCATCGGCCTGCTCGCCGGCCTGATCGGCACCCCGCTGGGCGTCGCCCTGCACCACACCGTCCTGCCCGCCATGGGCCGCGCCGCCGGCACCCGGCTGCCCGCCGCCGACCTCGCCGCCTACCATCCCGCGACCCTGCTCCCGCTGGTCCTCGGCGGCCTGGTCATCGCCACCCTGGGCGCCCTCCTGCCGGCCGGCTGGGCAGCTCGCACCAGCACCGCGAGTGCCCTGCGCACCGAGTAG
- a CDS encoding sensor histidine kinase: protein MSITRTAPELRARRPRPFGWIGAGASALGRGSALCAVASAGAVPVLAMACVLRMLLSDGTRNITTHGPYHTWVLLGLALLSLSAVRLRWAVRHSRRLVGRWCGVAIAEPYRPAPTGDQVGRWQRISWLLNDPATWRDLLWTGLNVVGGFLLLLLPVGALAVYGLSYLLIGGRIGHPDASVPSAPLPTPPTPPTPAAPSLPTGSGRPLAGPVHSLLHAGVAVFSLALLLCLLLTAAALWAAPRLLTVYGRLAEQLLGPNREARLAQRVDHLAATRSDTIDSGAAEMRRIERDLHDGAQARLVAMGMTLNTAEQLFESNPQAARALVTEAKASSAKALAELRDLVRGIHPPVLADRGLLDAVRALALDLPLPAQVAGTLPARPPAPVESAAYFAVNELLANVSKHAGACRVWIEITHNGEALRIGVTDDGRGGADPSRGTGLRGLERRLAAFDGVLAVSSPPGGPTIASLEIPCALSSPKTSSC, encoded by the coding sequence GTGAGCATCACGAGGACGGCACCAGAGCTGCGGGCCCGACGGCCCCGGCCGTTCGGCTGGATCGGTGCGGGGGCGTCCGCGCTCGGCCGCGGGTCGGCCCTGTGCGCGGTGGCGTCGGCCGGCGCCGTCCCGGTGCTGGCGATGGCCTGCGTGCTGCGCATGCTGCTGAGCGACGGCACCAGGAACATCACCACGCACGGGCCCTACCACACCTGGGTGTTGCTGGGCCTGGCGCTGCTGAGCCTGTCGGCGGTGCGCCTGCGGTGGGCGGTGCGGCACAGCAGGCGGCTGGTCGGCAGGTGGTGCGGGGTGGCGATCGCCGAGCCGTACCGGCCCGCGCCGACGGGTGATCAGGTCGGCCGGTGGCAGCGGATCAGCTGGCTGCTGAACGATCCGGCGACCTGGCGCGACCTGCTGTGGACCGGGCTCAACGTGGTCGGCGGATTCCTGCTCCTGCTGCTCCCCGTGGGGGCGTTGGCGGTGTACGGCCTCAGCTATCTGCTGATCGGCGGCCGGATCGGCCACCCGGACGCGTCGGTACCGTCCGCTCCGCTGCCGACACCGCCAACTCCCCCGACCCCGGCGGCCCCGTCGCTGCCGACCGGCTCCGGCCGTCCGCTGGCCGGACCGGTGCACAGCCTGCTGCACGCGGGCGTGGCGGTCTTCAGCCTGGCCCTGCTGCTCTGCCTGCTGCTGACCGCCGCCGCGCTGTGGGCCGCGCCGCGCCTGCTGACGGTCTACGGGCGACTGGCCGAGCAGCTGCTCGGGCCCAACCGGGAGGCCCGACTGGCGCAGCGGGTCGACCACTTGGCGGCGACCCGATCCGACACCATCGACAGCGGCGCGGCCGAGATGCGCCGGATCGAACGGGACCTGCACGACGGTGCACAGGCCCGGCTGGTGGCGATGGGCATGACGCTGAACACGGCCGAGCAACTCTTCGAGTCCAACCCGCAGGCCGCACGGGCACTGGTGACCGAGGCCAAGGCCTCCTCGGCCAAGGCGCTGGCCGAACTGCGCGACCTGGTCCGCGGCATCCACCCGCCGGTGCTGGCCGACCGGGGACTGCTCGACGCGGTGCGGGCGCTGGCCCTGGACCTGCCGCTGCCCGCCCAGGTGGCGGGCACGCTGCCGGCCCGCCCGCCGGCGCCGGTGGAGTCGGCGGCCTACTTCGCCGTCAACGAGCTGCTGGCCAACGTCTCCAAGCACGCGGGCGCCTGCCGGGTCTGGATCGAGATCACCCATAATGGCGAGGCGCTCAGGATCGGCGTCACCGACGACGGCCGCGGCGGTGCCGACCCTTCCCGTGGCACCGGACTGCGCGGCCTGGAACGGCGACTCGCCGCGTTCGACGGCGTGCTCGCCGTCAGCAGCCCGCCCGGCGGCCCGACCATAGCCTCGCTGGAGATCCCGTGCGCGTTGTCATCGCCGAAGACCTCTTCCTGCTGA
- a CDS encoding SRPBCC family protein: MASIHREVLVDETPENIWAVLRDFGEVHNRLAPGFVTDARVEGDIRIVTFVNGTVVRELIVDIDDEARRIAYAVVGGSLEPTHHHASMQVFGHPAEPSRFVWITDVTPDSLAGPMAEMIDQGIHVIKRTLECRNTPIH; this comes from the coding sequence ATGGCATCCATCCACCGAGAAGTCCTGGTCGACGAGACTCCCGAGAACATCTGGGCGGTGCTCCGCGACTTCGGCGAGGTCCACAACCGCCTCGCGCCGGGTTTCGTCACCGACGCCCGCGTCGAGGGCGACATCAGGATCGTGACCTTCGTGAACGGCACCGTGGTGCGTGAACTCATCGTCGACATCGACGACGAGGCCCGGCGCATCGCCTACGCCGTGGTCGGCGGATCACTGGAGCCGACGCACCACCACGCGTCCATGCAGGTCTTCGGCCACCCGGCGGAGCCCAGTCGATTCGTCTGGATCACCGATGTGACACCGGACAGCCTCGCAGGCCCCATGGCCGAAATGATCGACCAGGGGATTCACGTCATCAAGCGCACGCTGGAGTGCCGGAACACGCCGATCCACTGA
- a CDS encoding ABC transporter ATP-binding protein — MSAPIIEIRAVSKTYDAGRPALAQLDLEVRAGEALAVLGRSGSGKSTLLNLIAGLDRPTEGTVTVDGLRIDQLTEAGSARYRRERIGMVFQFFNLLDDLTVQDNVLLPAQLAGTSAGRARSRAAELLEQLGIAHHSRAFPGRLSGGERQRVAVARALMNRPPLLLADEPTGALDSASAAEVRELLVELNAAGQTILLVTHDTSLADACASRIIELSDGRIARDVTVAVAR, encoded by the coding sequence GTGAGCGCACCGATCATCGAGATCCGCGCTGTGAGCAAGACGTATGACGCAGGGCGCCCGGCCCTGGCCCAGCTGGACCTCGAGGTGCGGGCGGGCGAGGCCTTGGCGGTGCTCGGCCGCTCGGGCAGTGGCAAGTCCACCCTGCTCAACCTGATCGCGGGGCTGGACCGGCCGACCGAGGGCACGGTCACGGTGGACGGCCTGCGGATCGACCAGCTGACCGAGGCCGGTTCGGCCAGGTACCGGCGGGAACGGATCGGCATGGTCTTCCAGTTCTTCAACCTGCTGGACGACCTGACGGTCCAGGACAACGTGCTGCTGCCGGCCCAGCTCGCCGGGACGTCGGCGGGTCGGGCCCGCAGCCGCGCGGCCGAACTGCTGGAGCAACTCGGGATCGCCCACCACAGCCGAGCCTTCCCCGGTCGGCTCTCCGGCGGCGAACGCCAACGTGTGGCGGTGGCTCGGGCCTTGATGAACCGTCCGCCCCTGCTGCTGGCCGACGAGCCGACCGGCGCCCTGGACAGCGCCTCGGCGGCGGAGGTGCGCGAGCTGCTCGTCGAACTCAACGCCGCCGGGCAGACCATCCTGCTGGTCACCCACGACACCTCGCTCGCCGATGCCTGCGCCAGCCGCATCATCGAGCTCTCCGACGGCCGGATCGCCCGCGACGTCACCGTGGCGGTGGCCCGATGA
- a CDS encoding alpha/beta fold hydrolase: MLATIAIATAASAAVLAAPVAGLLGYRQLKRAANAKRLRITTPNRIDESGFVRIGGIDQWVSIRGEDRRNPVILEIQGGPGASNLVFLPRTRPWERHFTIVRWDMRGAGHTFAATGAAGQGELSLEQLYRDALEVTQHVRDRLGVAKVLLVANSFGTVLGLRLARNHPELYSAYVGTDQNVIAGGRERSAYDALVARLRAAGKKKELAAVTALGADTSWSVEQLSQYNKLVLTTDPLSYDTMKTVVIRSLWFSPLHTLRGLRAYLKAMTFSEPLILQVGAIDEWAEGTTFHLPFFVFQGDSDVLTPPEPAKRLFDDVTAPVKDFALIRGASHFASFRHPDQFLDLMLTKVRPAITSPHALQL, from the coding sequence ATGCTCGCCACCATCGCCATCGCCACTGCCGCCTCCGCCGCCGTCCTCGCCGCGCCCGTCGCCGGCCTGCTGGGCTACCGGCAGCTCAAGCGCGCCGCGAACGCCAAGCGGCTGCGCATCACCACCCCGAACCGCATCGACGAGTCCGGATTCGTGCGGATCGGCGGCATCGACCAGTGGGTCTCGATCCGCGGCGAGGACCGTCGCAACCCGGTGATCCTGGAGATCCAGGGCGGCCCGGGCGCCTCCAACCTCGTCTTCCTCCCCCGCACCCGGCCGTGGGAGCGGCACTTCACGATCGTGCGGTGGGACATGCGCGGGGCCGGCCACACCTTCGCCGCCACCGGTGCGGCCGGGCAGGGCGAGCTGAGCCTGGAGCAGCTCTACCGCGACGCGCTGGAGGTCACCCAGCACGTCCGCGACCGGCTCGGCGTCGCGAAGGTCCTGCTGGTCGCCAACTCCTTCGGTACCGTGCTCGGCCTGCGCCTGGCCCGCAACCACCCCGAGCTGTACTCCGCCTACGTCGGCACCGACCAGAACGTCATCGCCGGCGGGCGCGAGCGTTCGGCCTACGACGCGCTGGTGGCCCGGCTGCGCGCCGCGGGCAAGAAGAAGGAACTGGCCGCCGTCACCGCCCTGGGCGCCGACACGTCGTGGAGCGTCGAGCAGCTGTCGCAGTACAACAAGCTCGTCCTCACCACCGACCCGCTCTCCTACGACACCATGAAGACCGTGGTGATCCGCTCACTGTGGTTCTCGCCGCTGCACACCCTGCGCGGCCTGCGTGCCTACCTGAAGGCCATGACCTTCTCGGAGCCGCTCATACTCCAAGTCGGGGCCATCGACGAGTGGGCCGAAGGCACCACGTTCCACCTCCCGTTCTTCGTCTTCCAGGGCGACAGCGACGTCCTCACTCCGCCCGAGCCGGCCAAGCGCCTCTTCGACGACGTGACCGCCCCGGTCAAGGACTTCGCGCTCATCCGGGGCGCCAGCCACTTCGCGTCCTTCCGCCACCCCGACCAGTTCCTCGACCTGATGCTCACCAAGGTCCGCCCGGCGATCACCAGCCCGCATGCTCTTCAGCTCTGA
- a CDS encoding VOC family protein gives MPPLAQLSTVVVDCVDPAALATFYQQATGWEVTYSDHEFASLGDGTSVQLAFVRVDGYQPPHWPDTAKHAHLDFTVTDLDDAAEELLAIGASRPNFQPGEGKWIVLTDPEGHPFCLTTAA, from the coding sequence ATGCCGCCTCTCGCACAACTCAGCACGGTCGTCGTCGACTGCGTCGATCCGGCCGCGCTCGCCACGTTCTACCAGCAGGCCACGGGATGGGAAGTGACGTACAGCGACCACGAGTTCGCATCCCTGGGCGATGGCACATCGGTACAGCTCGCTTTCGTACGCGTTGACGGCTACCAGCCGCCGCACTGGCCCGACACCGCAAAGCACGCGCACCTCGACTTCACCGTCACCGACCTGGACGACGCGGCCGAGGAACTGCTCGCCATCGGAGCGTCCCGGCCCAACTTCCAGCCGGGCGAAGGCAAGTGGATCGTCCTCACCGATCCCGAGGGTCACCCGTTCTGTCTCACCACGGCCGCCTGA
- a CDS encoding helix-turn-helix transcriptional regulator, whose amino-acid sequence MTINRRELADFLRCSRDRLRPQDVGLPAGPRRRAPGLRREEVAQLAGMSADYYIRLEQARGPQPSPQMLSALARAVRLSTDERDHLYLLAGHRPPAGRTAGDHVSPGLLHLLDQLPTTPAQVLSDLGDVLAQNSLARALLGGVCTVSEHGRNVVWRWFTDPTVRSAYPLAEHEHYSRVHVADLRAATGRRAGDPAAVRLVERLREASAEFGALWDLHEVAVRRHSRMRVLHAVIGSVELDCQVLLAPEGDQRLVLFTPPPGTDSASRLALLDVVGTEQFTSA is encoded by the coding sequence ATGACGATCAACCGCCGTGAGCTCGCCGATTTCCTGCGCTGCTCCCGAGACCGGCTCCGCCCGCAGGACGTGGGCCTGCCGGCCGGTCCCAGGCGCCGGGCCCCGGGGCTGCGGCGCGAGGAGGTCGCCCAACTCGCCGGGATGTCGGCCGACTACTACATTCGGCTGGAGCAGGCCCGCGGGCCGCAGCCCTCACCGCAGATGCTCTCCGCCCTGGCCCGCGCGGTGCGCTTGAGCACGGACGAACGCGATCACCTCTACCTGCTGGCGGGTCACCGGCCGCCGGCCGGGCGGACCGCCGGCGATCACGTCAGCCCCGGCCTGCTGCACCTGCTCGACCAACTCCCCACCACGCCCGCCCAGGTGCTCAGCGACCTCGGCGACGTGCTCGCCCAGAACTCGCTGGCCCGCGCGCTGCTCGGCGGGGTGTGCACGGTGTCCGAACACGGCCGCAACGTGGTGTGGCGCTGGTTCACCGACCCGACGGTCCGCAGTGCGTACCCCTTGGCGGAACACGAGCACTACAGCCGGGTCCACGTGGCCGACCTGCGCGCCGCCACCGGCCGCCGTGCGGGTGACCCCGCCGCCGTCCGTCTGGTGGAGCGACTGCGGGAGGCCAGCGCGGAGTTCGGCGCGCTCTGGGACCTGCACGAGGTCGCCGTCCGCCGCCACAGCCGGATGCGCGTGCTCCACGCGGTGATCGGCTCGGTCGAGCTCGACTGCCAAGTCCTGCTCGCACCCGAGGGGGACCAGCGCCTGGTCCTCTTCACCCCGCCTCCCGGCACCGACTCCGCCAGTCGGCTCGCGCTGCTGGACGTGGTCGGCACCGAGCAGTTCACCTCGGCGTGA
- a CDS encoding response regulator transcription factor yields MRVVIAEDLFLLRDGLTRMLQAHGMTVVQAVETGPELLAAVAAGAPDVLVVDVRLPPTFTDEGLRAALEARRGAPGLPVLVLSQYVEPLYARELLADGTGGIGYLLKDRVMDSTQFVDAVRRVAAGGTAMDPEVIARLLTHNSGNGAVASLSPREREVLGLMAEGRSNAAVAQQLVITERAVAKHTASIFLRLGLQPSDDDNRRVLAVLAYLNR; encoded by the coding sequence GTGCGCGTTGTCATCGCCGAAGACCTCTTCCTGCTGAGGGACGGCCTGACCCGAATGCTCCAGGCGCACGGCATGACAGTGGTTCAGGCCGTCGAGACCGGACCGGAGTTGCTCGCCGCCGTGGCCGCCGGAGCGCCGGACGTGCTGGTCGTCGACGTCCGACTGCCGCCGACCTTCACGGACGAGGGCCTGCGGGCGGCACTGGAAGCCCGGCGCGGCGCCCCAGGCCTGCCGGTCCTGGTGCTGTCGCAGTACGTGGAGCCGCTGTACGCCAGGGAGTTGCTGGCCGACGGCACCGGCGGGATCGGGTACCTGCTGAAGGACCGGGTGATGGACAGCACCCAGTTCGTCGACGCCGTGCGCCGGGTGGCGGCCGGCGGCACCGCGATGGACCCGGAGGTGATCGCCCGGCTGCTCACCCACAACTCCGGCAACGGCGCGGTTGCTTCGCTCAGTCCACGGGAGCGCGAGGTGCTCGGCCTGATGGCGGAGGGCCGCTCCAACGCCGCCGTGGCCCAGCAGTTGGTGATCACCGAGCGGGCGGTGGCCAAGCACACCGCGTCGATCTTCCTGCGGCTGGGCCTGCAACCCTCGGACGACGACAACCGCCGGGTGCTCGCGGTGCTCGCCTACCTCAACCGCTGA
- a CDS encoding alpha/beta fold hydrolase → MATVSVAGAQVHYERTGSGPALVLVHGTGSAGAELTWGQVAPRFTENRTVITPDLSGTDRTTDDGAPLTVEGLAAQVIAVIEDAGTGPVDLLGFSMGSPVVAAVAALRPDLVRRLILVAGWAHTEGDEYLRNLLILWQRLGQVDPQEFGRIVTITGFSRGFLNLIGREQVEQLIPNMPPTPGTLRHVDFDTRVDIRGLLPRIQARTLVIGCTQDATIPVENSRALHSAIADSHYAEIDAGHVVFFEQPEEFVKLVGEFIAAA, encoded by the coding sequence ATGGCCACCGTTTCCGTCGCCGGCGCCCAGGTCCACTACGAGCGCACCGGTTCCGGCCCCGCCCTCGTTCTCGTCCACGGCACCGGATCCGCCGGCGCCGAGCTCACCTGGGGGCAGGTCGCCCCGCGGTTCACCGAGAACCGCACCGTCATCACCCCCGACCTGTCCGGCACCGACCGCACCACCGACGACGGCGCGCCGCTGACCGTCGAGGGCCTGGCAGCCCAGGTGATCGCCGTCATCGAGGACGCGGGCACCGGCCCGGTGGACCTGCTGGGCTTCTCCATGGGCTCTCCGGTCGTCGCGGCGGTGGCCGCCCTGCGCCCCGACCTGGTGCGCAGGCTCATCCTGGTGGCCGGGTGGGCCCACACGGAGGGCGACGAGTACCTGCGCAACCTGCTGATCCTGTGGCAGCGCCTGGGCCAGGTCGACCCGCAGGAGTTCGGACGGATCGTGACCATCACCGGGTTCAGCCGCGGCTTCCTCAACCTCATCGGCCGTGAGCAGGTGGAGCAGCTCATCCCCAACATGCCGCCCACCCCGGGCACGCTGCGCCACGTCGACTTCGACACCCGCGTCGACATCCGTGGACTGCTGCCGCGGATTCAAGCGAGGACCCTGGTCATCGGCTGCACCCAGGACGCCACCATCCCCGTCGAGAACAGCAGGGCACTGCACTCGGCGATCGCGGACAGCCACTACGCCGAGATCGACGCCGGGCACGTGGTCTTCTTCGAGCAGCCCGAGGAGTTCGTCAAGCTGGTGGGCGAGTTCATAGCCGCCGCGTGA
- a CDS encoding MerR family transcriptional regulator encodes MLTIGQVAAYLGVTVRAVRHYHQRGLLPEPARDVSGYRRYGADAIVTLVRIRTLADAGVPLARIEELMGASPEEFTALVAAIDDDLKDQIKDLKRRRSRVAELSAGDRLFLPEEVVVLLDRVQEIGLSPQAVRTERDSWILLVAQYPEQVPQWALQKQALFEDPAFQRLYLTCDQAAAWDREDPRLEELADEVNGFGGLQAPESDGAEPILALDALVAVTLMAAQTGRPVPAWERLIELCRSRA; translated from the coding sequence ATGTTGACGATCGGCCAGGTCGCGGCCTATCTGGGCGTGACGGTGCGGGCCGTGCGCCACTACCACCAGCGGGGCCTGCTGCCCGAGCCGGCGCGCGATGTCTCGGGTTACCGGCGCTACGGAGCCGACGCGATCGTCACCCTGGTGCGGATCAGGACCCTGGCGGACGCCGGCGTCCCGCTGGCCCGGATCGAGGAGCTGATGGGAGCCTCGCCGGAGGAGTTCACCGCCTTGGTCGCCGCGATCGACGACGATCTGAAGGACCAGATCAAGGACTTGAAGCGGCGCCGGAGCCGGGTCGCGGAGCTGTCCGCCGGCGACCGCCTCTTCCTGCCGGAGGAGGTCGTGGTCCTGCTGGACCGGGTCCAGGAGATCGGCCTCAGTCCGCAGGCGGTGCGCACCGAGCGCGACAGCTGGATCCTGCTGGTGGCGCAGTACCCCGAGCAGGTGCCGCAGTGGGCGCTGCAGAAGCAGGCACTCTTCGAGGACCCCGCCTTCCAGCGGCTCTACCTGACCTGCGACCAGGCCGCCGCCTGGGACCGGGAGGACCCGCGGCTGGAGGAACTGGCGGACGAGGTCAACGGGTTCGGCGGACTCCAGGCGCCGGAGTCGGACGGAGCCGAGCCGATCCTGGCCCTCGACGCCCTGGTCGCCGTCACGCTCATGGCCGCCCAGACCGGCAGACCGGTGCCCGCCTGGGAGCGGCTGATCGAACTGTGCCGGAGCAGGGCGTAG